Proteins co-encoded in one Arthrobacter sp. ERGS1:01 genomic window:
- a CDS encoding undecaprenyl-diphosphate phosphatase: MNWFEAAFLGLIQGLTEFLPISSSAHLFIVGKFLPTGADPGAAFTAVSQLGTEAAVVVFFWRDIVRIIKAWFGSLRGKVPRSDPDARMGWLVIVGTIPIAVLGVVFQNQIESTLRNLWIVATTLIVFGLILAFADAVARQEREIKDLTVRDGIIYGFAQALALIPGVSRSGGTITAGLLMGYTRESAARYSFLLAIPAVFSSGLYELYKVFAKHEGAQGPFGIGQIALATVIAFVVGYLIIGWFLKFISTKSFRPFVWYRIALGLVLFILLGLGVITA, encoded by the coding sequence GTGAACTGGTTTGAAGCGGCCTTCCTGGGCCTCATCCAAGGCTTGACGGAATTCCTCCCCATTTCCTCCAGCGCCCATCTATTTATTGTCGGGAAGTTCCTGCCAACGGGCGCCGACCCCGGCGCGGCCTTCACGGCCGTGAGCCAGCTTGGCACGGAGGCGGCCGTCGTCGTCTTCTTTTGGCGCGACATCGTGCGCATCATCAAGGCCTGGTTCGGTTCCCTGCGCGGCAAGGTGCCGCGCAGCGACCCCGACGCCCGGATGGGCTGGCTGGTCATCGTCGGCACCATCCCGATCGCCGTGCTCGGCGTGGTCTTCCAGAACCAAATCGAATCGACCCTGCGCAACCTGTGGATAGTGGCGACGACCTTGATTGTCTTTGGCCTGATCCTGGCCTTCGCCGACGCCGTGGCCCGGCAGGAACGCGAAATCAAGGACCTCACCGTCAGGGACGGCATCATCTACGGTTTCGCCCAGGCGCTGGCGCTCATTCCGGGCGTTTCACGCTCCGGCGGCACCATCACGGCCGGCCTGCTCATGGGGTACACCCGCGAATCGGCCGCCCGGTATTCATTCCTGCTGGCCATCCCCGCAGTCTTCTCCAGCGGCCTGTACGAGCTGTACAAGGTCTTCGCCAAGCACGAAGGCGCCCAGGGCCCGTTCGGCATCGGCCAGATCGCCCTGGCAACGGTCATCGCCTTCGTTGTGGGATATCTCATCATCGGCTGGTTCCTGAAGTTCATCTCCACCAAGAGCTTCCGTCCCTTTGTTTGGTACAGGATCGCCCTGGGCCTGGTGCTGTTCATCCTGCTCGGCCTCGGCGTCATCACCGCGTAA
- a CDS encoding M20/M25/M40 family metallo-hydrolase, translated as MNTVRPDEEVVGICQDLIRFDTSNFGTNEGPGERAIAEHVAALISDTGLTPELYESAPGRANVVTRVEGSDPSLPALVVHGHLDVVPALAHEWSVDPFGGLEKDGLIWGRGAVDMKDMDAMTLSVMRSMGRENRKPKRDLIFAFFADEEAGGSYGARWSVDNRPDLFDGATEAISEVGGFSAEIGGKRAYLLQTAEKGLSWLRLTAHGRAGHGSQINTDNAVTRLARAVTRIGDHEWPIEYTPTTRQFLEGVSELTGVEFDEGNPQILLDQLGTVARFVGATLQNTANPTFLQSGYKANVIPATAEAMVDVRTLPGRHEEVLELVRELAGDGIEISTIHNDVSLETPFAGNLVDAMIDSLHVEDPGATVLPYTLSGGTDNKSLSRLGITGYGFAPLQLPADLDFTGMFHGVDERVPVESLKFGARVLDRLLSNY; from the coding sequence GTGAACACCGTTCGGCCCGACGAAGAAGTAGTTGGCATCTGCCAGGACCTGATCCGTTTCGACACCAGCAACTTCGGCACGAATGAGGGCCCCGGTGAGCGCGCCATCGCCGAGCACGTCGCAGCCCTCATCTCCGACACCGGCTTGACACCGGAACTCTATGAATCCGCGCCGGGCCGCGCCAACGTGGTGACCCGCGTTGAGGGCAGCGACCCATCCCTGCCGGCCCTGGTGGTGCACGGCCACCTCGACGTGGTTCCGGCGCTGGCCCACGAATGGAGCGTTGACCCGTTCGGCGGCCTGGAGAAGGACGGGTTGATCTGGGGCCGCGGGGCCGTGGACATGAAGGACATGGACGCCATGACCCTCTCCGTCATGCGTTCCATGGGTCGGGAGAACCGCAAACCAAAGCGTGATCTGATCTTCGCCTTCTTTGCCGACGAGGAAGCCGGCGGCAGCTACGGGGCCCGCTGGTCGGTAGACAACCGCCCCGATCTCTTCGACGGCGCCACCGAGGCCATCTCCGAGGTGGGCGGATTCTCCGCCGAAATTGGCGGCAAGCGCGCGTACCTGCTCCAGACCGCCGAGAAGGGCCTGTCCTGGCTGCGCCTGACGGCCCACGGCCGCGCCGGGCACGGCTCACAGATCAACACCGACAACGCCGTCACCCGGCTGGCCCGCGCCGTCACCAGGATCGGTGACCACGAGTGGCCCATCGAGTACACGCCCACCACCCGGCAGTTCCTGGAGGGCGTCTCGGAACTGACCGGCGTCGAATTCGACGAAGGCAACCCGCAGATCCTGCTGGACCAGCTGGGGACGGTGGCCCGGTTCGTGGGCGCTACCTTGCAAAACACGGCGAACCCCACGTTCCTGCAGTCCGGCTACAAGGCCAACGTGATTCCCGCCACTGCCGAGGCCATGGTCGATGTACGCACGCTGCCGGGCCGCCATGAGGAAGTCCTGGAACTGGTGCGTGAACTGGCCGGGGACGGGATCGAGATCTCCACCATCCACAACGATGTCTCGCTGGAAACCCCGTTCGCGGGGAACCTGGTGGACGCCATGATCGATTCCCTCCACGTCGAGGACCCCGGCGCCACCGTCTTGCCCTACACGCTCTCCGGCGGCACGGACAACAAGTCGCTGAGCCGGCTCGGGATTACCGGCTACGGCTTTGCCCCCCTCCAGTTGCCGGCCGACCTTGATTTCACGGGCATGTTCCACGGCGTTGACGAGCGTGTGCCGGTGGAGTCGTTGAAGTTTGGCGCCCGCGTCCTGGACCGCCTGCTCAGCAACTACTAG
- a CDS encoding DUF5703 family protein gives MKETLHAVRQGSGAPGRQYEYLILTVRPDESVPVAYQRLREHAEYGKWELERSRLYMGGGRQYWMRRRVLRVERTLDVF, from the coding sequence ATGAAGGAAACCCTGCACGCCGTGCGCCAAGGTTCGGGAGCCCCCGGACGGCAGTACGAATATCTCATTTTGACCGTCCGGCCCGACGAATCGGTGCCGGTCGCCTACCAGCGTTTGCGCGAGCACGCGGAGTACGGGAAATGGGAATTGGAGCGCAGCCGCCTCTATATGGGTGGCGGGCGCCAGTACTGGATGCGGCGTCGCGTTTTGCGGGTGGAACGGACGCTGGACGTCTTCTAG
- a CDS encoding carboxymuconolactone decarboxylase family protein, which yields MTDSSQTRARQLIGDFAPKLVELTDGVLFGDIWERNELSPRDRSLVTVSSLVTSGSTEQLRGHLARAKANGLTETELKEAIIHLAFYAGWPKAMSAITLAKEIFEA from the coding sequence ATGACTGATTCATCCCAGACCCGGGCCCGGCAACTCATCGGCGACTTCGCCCCCAAGCTCGTCGAGCTGACGGACGGCGTGCTCTTCGGGGACATTTGGGAACGGAACGAACTTTCCCCGCGGGACCGGAGCCTCGTCACGGTGTCCAGCCTGGTCACCAGCGGCAGCACCGAACAGCTCCGCGGCCACCTGGCACGGGCCAAGGCCAACGGGCTGACGGAAACCGAACTCAAGGAGGCCATCATCCACCTGGCCTTCTATGCCGGCTGGCCCAAGGCGATGTCCGCGATCACCCTGGCCAAGGAAATCTTCGAGGCCTGA
- the mshC gene encoding cysteine--1-D-myo-inosityl 2-amino-2-deoxy-alpha-D-glucopyranoside ligase gives MKTWKSRPVPELPGEMPALFLHETTANRVTALPAGDTASLYVCGITPYDATHMGHAATYVAFDLLNRTWRDAGRTVSYVQNVTDVDDPLLERATRDGVDWRELAAEQTALFHEDMEALNVLAPDNYIGAVEAIEWIVPQIEALVAAGVAYTVPGSEGGPDGDVYFSVDAASASSQDGIDGPWWLGQVSGLSPEEMLPIFAERGGDPQRSGKRNPLDALLWRVARDGEPHWDGASLGEGRPGWHIECTVIAQRFLPEPFTVQGGGSDLIFPHHEMGAGHAFALSHVPMAQHYAHTGMVGLDGEKMSKSLGNLVLVSKLRAEGVDPSAIRLAILANHYRSDWFWTDALLENAQAQLAAWRAALPQTPEGSAPELMAELRAALAADLDAPRALAAVDAWAATAAAAPAADGCERDAALVSDAIEALLGVAL, from the coding sequence GTGAAAACTTGGAAGTCCCGCCCCGTCCCCGAGCTGCCCGGCGAAATGCCCGCGCTTTTCCTGCATGAAACCACGGCAAACCGTGTCACGGCCCTTCCCGCCGGTGACACGGCCAGCCTGTACGTCTGCGGGATCACCCCCTACGACGCCACGCACATGGGCCACGCCGCCACCTACGTGGCGTTCGACCTGCTGAACCGTACCTGGCGCGACGCCGGGCGCACCGTCAGTTATGTGCAGAATGTGACGGACGTGGACGACCCCCTCCTGGAGCGTGCAACCCGCGACGGCGTCGACTGGCGTGAGCTGGCCGCCGAGCAGACGGCGCTCTTCCACGAGGATATGGAAGCGCTGAACGTGCTGGCACCCGACAACTACATCGGGGCCGTGGAGGCCATCGAGTGGATCGTGCCCCAGATCGAGGCCCTCGTGGCGGCGGGCGTCGCCTACACGGTCCCCGGCAGCGAGGGCGGTCCCGACGGCGACGTCTACTTCTCGGTGGACGCCGCCTCGGCGAGCAGCCAGGACGGCATCGACGGGCCCTGGTGGCTCGGCCAGGTCTCCGGCCTGAGCCCGGAGGAAATGCTGCCCATCTTTGCCGAACGTGGCGGCGACCCGCAGCGGTCCGGCAAGCGGAACCCGCTCGACGCCCTGCTGTGGCGCGTGGCCCGCGACGGCGAACCCCACTGGGACGGCGCGTCGCTGGGGGAGGGGCGCCCCGGCTGGCACATCGAATGTACGGTCATTGCCCAGCGTTTCCTGCCCGAGCCCTTCACCGTCCAAGGCGGCGGCTCCGACTTGATCTTCCCGCACCACGAGATGGGCGCCGGCCACGCCTTCGCCCTCAGCCACGTGCCCATGGCCCAGCACTACGCCCACACGGGCATGGTGGGCCTCGACGGCGAAAAGATGAGCAAGTCCCTGGGCAACCTGGTGCTGGTGTCCAAGCTGCGCGCCGAAGGAGTCGACCCCTCGGCCATCCGCCTGGCCATCCTGGCCAACCACTACCGTTCCGACTGGTTCTGGACCGACGCCCTGCTGGAAAACGCCCAGGCACAGCTGGCCGCCTGGCGGGCCGCCCTGCCCCAGACGCCGGAAGGCTCCGCCCCCGAACTGATGGCCGAGCTCCGTGCGGCCCTGGCCGCAGACCTCGACGCCCCCCGCGCCCTGGCCGCCGTCGACGCCTGGGCCGCAACCGCGGCAGCGGCACCCGCAGCCGACGGTTGTGAACGCGACGCCGCCCTGGTCTCCGACGCCATCGAGGCACTGCTGGGCGTAGCACTTTAG
- a CDS encoding aldo/keto reductase — MEQRFVGTSGLRVSALGLGTMTWGKETDADTAKDLLRSFVDAGGTTLDTAVSYVEGRSEAILGELLGDVVPRSDVVLVSKAGVSHRNGKRMVDTSRRAMLASLDASLARLGTDHLDLWLAHIWDENVPLEETLSALDLAVSTGRVRYAGVSNYSGWQLARAATLSDTALVANQVEYSLLARGAEREILPAAEHVGTGVMCWAPLGRGVLTGKYRGQIPTDSRGASETMGSYVEPYLSGRPSRITEALMTAAQGLGRTPLDVALAWVLDQHLVAGAVVGPRTSEQLKEILASSLEPLPEQIGTVLDEVSC, encoded by the coding sequence ATGGAACAACGATTCGTGGGCACCAGCGGACTACGGGTTTCCGCACTGGGCCTGGGCACCATGACCTGGGGCAAGGAAACCGACGCGGACACTGCCAAGGACCTATTGCGCAGCTTTGTCGACGCCGGCGGCACCACCCTTGATACGGCCGTGAGCTATGTCGAGGGGCGCAGCGAGGCAATCCTGGGTGAACTTTTGGGGGATGTGGTGCCGCGCAGCGACGTGGTCCTGGTATCCAAGGCCGGCGTCAGCCACCGCAATGGCAAACGGATGGTCGACACGTCCCGCCGCGCCATGCTGGCAAGCCTTGACGCCTCCCTGGCCCGGCTGGGCACGGACCACCTGGATTTGTGGCTGGCCCATATTTGGGACGAGAACGTGCCGCTGGAGGAAACCCTTAGCGCCCTGGACCTTGCCGTATCCACGGGGCGGGTGCGCTACGCAGGGGTGTCCAACTACAGCGGCTGGCAGCTGGCACGCGCCGCAACCTTGTCCGACACGGCCCTTGTGGCGAACCAGGTGGAGTATTCCCTGCTTGCCCGGGGCGCCGAACGCGAAATCCTGCCGGCGGCCGAACACGTGGGCACCGGGGTCATGTGCTGGGCACCCCTGGGGCGCGGAGTGCTCACGGGAAAATACCGGGGACAGATTCCCACCGACTCCCGTGGAGCCAGCGAAACCATGGGCTCCTATGTGGAACCGTATTTGTCGGGCCGACCCAGCCGGATCACCGAGGCGCTCATGACGGCCGCCCAGGGGCTGGGGCGTACACCGTTGGATGTGGCTCTGGCCTGGGTCCTCGACCAGCATTTGGTGGCCGGCGCCGTGGTGGGGCCGCGAACCAGCGAACAGTTGAAGGAAATCCTCGCGTCATCCCTGGAGCCGTTGCCCGAACAAATCGGAACGGTGCTGGACGAAGTCTCCTGCTGA
- a CDS encoding PAC2 family protein, translated as MSSDNEVPAQEFRRLLEPAAGDERVTVLMAAFEGWNDAGEAASDALKYLHHLWGAKRVAVIEPDEYYDFQFTRPEVHQTAAGTRKIKWPVTKIAKATIPGTAIDVIFVHGIEPSYRWRAYTAELLAKAAALNVNYVLLVGALLADVPHSRPIPVTATCDDAELRERFELEASEYEGPIGIVGVLNELALLAGLPTISLWAAVPHYVAQAPSPKAELALLNKVEDFLQVALPTAELLDDAQAWERGVNDLAAGDPEIAAYVRQLEEAKDTEDLPEATGESIAKEFERYLRRRGKDQP; from the coding sequence GTGAGCAGTGACAATGAGGTGCCGGCACAAGAATTTCGCCGCCTGCTGGAGCCGGCGGCCGGAGACGAGCGCGTCACCGTGCTGATGGCCGCCTTTGAGGGCTGGAACGACGCCGGTGAGGCCGCCAGTGATGCGCTGAAGTACCTGCACCATTTATGGGGTGCCAAACGGGTCGCCGTGATTGAGCCGGACGAGTACTACGATTTCCAGTTCACCCGGCCGGAGGTCCACCAGACGGCCGCCGGCACCCGGAAGATCAAATGGCCCGTGACGAAGATTGCCAAGGCCACGATCCCCGGCACCGCCATCGACGTCATCTTTGTGCACGGCATTGAACCGTCCTACCGCTGGCGCGCCTACACGGCTGAATTGCTGGCCAAGGCCGCAGCCCTCAATGTGAACTATGTGCTGCTAGTGGGTGCACTGCTTGCCGACGTGCCCCATTCGCGGCCCATCCCCGTCACCGCGACCTGTGACGACGCCGAGTTGCGCGAACGGTTTGAGTTGGAAGCCTCGGAGTACGAGGGCCCCATCGGGATCGTGGGCGTACTGAACGAACTTGCCCTGCTGGCGGGGCTGCCCACCATTTCCCTGTGGGCGGCGGTGCCGCACTATGTGGCTCAGGCCCCGTCCCCCAAGGCCGAGCTGGCGTTGCTGAACAAGGTGGAGGACTTCCTGCAGGTGGCGTTGCCCACCGCCGAACTGCTCGATGACGCCCAGGCGTGGGAGCGCGGCGTCAACGACCTTGCCGCCGGGGACCCGGAGATTGCCGCCTATGTGCGCCAGCTGGAGGAGGCGAAGGACACCGAAGACCTCCCCGAAGCCACCGGGGAGTCCATCGCCAAGGAATTTGAGCGCTATCTGCGCCGCCGCGGCAAGGACCAGCCCTAG
- a CDS encoding acyl-CoA dehydrogenase family protein translates to MDLHELLPDALLERFRERAAGYDERNEFFHEDLAELKAQGYLRMFAATDDGGLGFGLREVAAAQRRLATAAPATALAINMHLVWTGVAHVLSRRGDDSLHYVLTEAVNGEVFAFGNSEAGNDSVLFDSNTVAAPLGDGSYAFTGTKIFTSLSPAWTRLGIFGKDTTGEEPALVHAFITRDTPGYSIKDDWNTLGMRASQSNTTVLDGAVAPAGRVFRKLPVGPNSDPLIFAIFACFETLLAAVYTGLGERALQIGVATVHKRTSKKTGKPYSQDPDIRWRIADAALAMDGLYPQLDAVARDVDELADHGAQWFPQLVGLKVRATETARTVVDLIIRVSGGGSYFAGSELGRLYRDVLAGMFHPSDDESAHGTIANAWLGPVED, encoded by the coding sequence ATGGACCTGCACGAACTGCTGCCCGACGCCCTCCTGGAACGGTTCCGCGAGCGGGCCGCCGGCTACGACGAACGCAACGAGTTCTTCCACGAGGACCTGGCCGAACTCAAGGCCCAGGGCTACCTGCGGATGTTTGCCGCCACCGACGACGGCGGTCTCGGCTTTGGGCTGCGGGAGGTCGCCGCCGCGCAGCGCAGGTTGGCCACGGCGGCCCCCGCCACCGCGTTGGCGATCAATATGCACCTGGTCTGGACCGGCGTCGCGCACGTGTTGTCCCGGCGCGGCGACGACTCCCTGCACTATGTCCTCACGGAAGCCGTGAACGGCGAGGTGTTCGCGTTTGGCAACTCCGAGGCCGGCAACGATTCGGTGTTGTTCGACTCCAACACCGTGGCGGCGCCGTTGGGGGATGGCTCCTATGCGTTCACGGGCACCAAGATCTTCACCTCGCTGTCACCGGCCTGGACACGCCTGGGCATCTTTGGCAAGGACACCACGGGGGAGGAGCCGGCGCTGGTGCACGCCTTCATCACCCGGGACACCCCGGGCTACTCCATCAAGGACGACTGGAACACCCTGGGCATGCGCGCCAGCCAGTCCAACACAACGGTCCTTGACGGTGCCGTGGCCCCGGCCGGGCGGGTGTTCAGGAAACTTCCCGTGGGCCCCAACAGCGACCCCCTGATCTTTGCCATCTTCGCCTGCTTTGAAACCCTGCTGGCCGCCGTCTACACGGGCCTGGGGGAGCGGGCGCTGCAGATCGGCGTCGCCACGGTGCACAAGCGCACCTCCAAGAAGACAGGCAAGCCCTACTCGCAGGACCCGGACATCCGCTGGCGCATTGCCGACGCCGCCCTGGCCATGGACGGGCTGTACCCGCAGCTGGACGCCGTCGCCCGCGATGTCGACGAGCTCGCCGACCATGGCGCCCAATGGTTCCCCCAGTTGGTGGGGCTGAAGGTCCGCGCCACCGAGACGGCGCGCACGGTGGTTGACCTGATCATCCGGGTCAGCGGCGGCGGCAGCTACTTCGCCGGCAGCGAGTTGGGCCGGCTGTACCGGGACGTGCTGGCCGGCATGTTCCACCCCTCGGACGACGAATCCGCGCACGGCACCATCGCCAACGCCTGGCTGGGCCCCGTGGAGGACTAA